AAGTGCATCTACCGGACCTATTTGTGCAATGCTGGCGAGATGGTCTACCACTCCCAGCTCTACGGCCCAATCGATCTGCTGAAGGCTACCGAGCACCAGATCCTTCGCATCCGCCGAGAGGAGATGACTTACTGTTCCCAGTTTCTCAGTGTGATCCCTCGTGTGCCGGCGGTGGAGGTCGTGGCTGGGCGTCTGCTTCAGGAAGGCGTTGCGCATGATGAGGCTTTGGAACGCGCTCGCGTGATGCTGGAGAAGCTCGGGTTGCCCCGCGAGCTGTGGGATGCCTTCCCTTCGACCTTTTCCGGAGGTGAGCAGCAGCGCATCAATGTGGCCCGCGCCATCCTCGGCAAGCCGCGCTACCTATTGATCGATGAGCCAACGGCCTCCCTCGACCCTAAGACTAAGGACATCGTCATCGACATGATTTTGGGACTTAAGGAAACGGGGACCTCCGTGATGCTGATTACTCACGACAAGCATGCCTTGGAGCGTATGTCGGACCGACGCCTCCACCTCGCCAAGGGATGTCTGGAGGAAGTGGAAGTGGCTTCGACTCTGGCGCTTTAGTCTACCGCGATGAGTGCGTTTCTCTACAGAGTCGGTATCGCGAGCACGCTTTTGCTTTGTGCGTCTTTCTTTGCCGGATGCGTTACCAGCGAGCCTGAGACCCTCGTGCAAGAAAATGGCGAGGTGTGGCCTGCGAAGATTCGCATGGCGCTGACGCCTTCTCAGGATGACCCCGAGGGGCGGATCACCCGTTTTACCGATCTAGCTGAATACCTCAGTGAGCAGTTGGGCATCGAGGTCGAGCTCATCCGCGCGACGAATTACGGCCCGGTGATCGAGGCGATGCGTGCCGATAAGATTGATTTGGCGCAGGGCGGATCGTTTATGTATATGATCGCCTACGAAAAGGCGGGGGTCGAAGCGCTGGCGACGCGCGGTTCTCTCGGTGGTGCGCGCAACCACTACAGCACCCTGATCGCAACGAGTCCCGAAACTGGGATTACCTCTATGGACGATCTGATCGCGGGGGCTGAGAACTACACCCTCGCATTTGTCGATGCGGCTTCTACGTCGGGACACCTCGTGCCGCGCGGTTACTTTGAAAGCCGGGGCGTGAACCCAGAAGATACCTTTAAAGAGGTGGTCTTCACCCAAACTCATCTCAATGCCGTGATGGCGACCGTGGCAGCAAAGGTCGATGCCGCCACGATCAACGACCGCACCTATAAACGGTTTCTTCGTGATGGTCGTATCCAGCCTGATGATCTGGTGGTGCTTTGGGAATCTGACGATATTCCTACCTCTCCGGTCTTCGCGAGGAAGGAGCTTCCGGAAGGCCTAAAGCGCGCGATTCAAGATGCCTACGTGAACTTGCACCTGAGAGATCCCGAGCTGCTGGAAGACTTTCGTCACCGTGCGATGCGCCCTGAGCTGATCTGGGTCCCGGCGACCGACGACATGTGGGATGGGTTGCGAGAGATCGCCTATAACATCGACACGATGACGCTGTTGAGCGGTGGCAATTAGGAGACCTTGTCGATGCTCGAAGTAAATCATCTCACGAAGACTGTTAAGGGCGGTGAATCCATCCTAAATGGAGTCTCTTTCCGGGTTGAAGCGGGTGAATTTGTCGGCGTGTTGGGGCCGAGTGGAGCAGGAAAGTCTCTGTCTATTCGCTGCGTCTTAGGACTGACTCGGGCGACTTCCGGGGAGATACATTTTAGAGACAGTAAAGAACGGGTCTACCACTTGACCGAGCTCAGTGGACGCAAGCTGCGTTATGCGCGGATGAAGATGGGGGTGATTTTCCAGGGCTCTAACCTGGTGCGCCGGCTGACTGTTTTGGAAAATGTCATGCTGGGTCGTTTGGCGCGGATATCCCCCTGGCGTAGCTGGTTGTATGGGTTCACCGATAAGGAGGCGCGCCGGGCTATGAAAGCTCTGAACCAGATCGGCATGGCAGACTGTGCGGGACGGCTTACTGGATCGCTCTCAGGGGGCGAGATGCAGCGCATCGCCATTGCCCGCGCCATCAATCAAAACCCGGCCCTCTATATCGCAGATGAACCCGTTAGCAGCCTCGACCCTAAGAATGCCCGTGCCATCATGCGCCTTTTGGCACCGCTCGCAGCAGAGAAGGGGGTGCTCGGTGTTTTTCATCAGCCCGACCTAGTGGCCAGGTTTTGCACACGCATGATCGGCTTGCGCGATGGGCGTGTCGTGTATGACGGTCGACCTAGCACGGATGCCGATCTCTTGCGGGATATTTATGGGGAAGAACTCGACGAACTGGCGGACATCTCAAACTTGTCGCTCCACGAGGAAGACCCCTTTGAGGTGAGCGCATAACGACGGGGAGTATGGGGGACGTGGCACAGTTAGAGACGGCACAGCACGCAGCGCTCAAACCCTACGGGCCAGGTAAGAAA
The genomic region above belongs to Opitutales bacterium and contains:
- a CDS encoding ATP-binding cassette domain-containing protein, which gives rise to MTPILEVNNLRKSFLLYILNDKSIEALEDVSFTQYQGEIIGLTGKSGSGKSSLMKCIYRTYLCNAGEMVYHSQLYGPIDLLKATEHQILRIRREEMTYCSQFLSVIPRVPAVEVVAGRLLQEGVAHDEALERARVMLEKLGLPRELWDAFPSTFSGGEQQRINVARAILGKPRYLLIDEPTASLDPKTKDIVIDMILGLKETGTSVMLITHDKHALERMSDRRLHLAKGCLEEVEVASTLAL
- a CDS encoding phosphate/phosphite/phosphonate ABC transporter substrate-binding protein; this encodes MSAFLYRVGIASTLLLCASFFAGCVTSEPETLVQENGEVWPAKIRMALTPSQDDPEGRITRFTDLAEYLSEQLGIEVELIRATNYGPVIEAMRADKIDLAQGGSFMYMIAYEKAGVEALATRGSLGGARNHYSTLIATSPETGITSMDDLIAGAENYTLAFVDAASTSGHLVPRGYFESRGVNPEDTFKEVVFTQTHLNAVMATVAAKVDAATINDRTYKRFLRDGRIQPDDLVVLWESDDIPTSPVFARKELPEGLKRAIQDAYVNLHLRDPELLEDFRHRAMRPELIWVPATDDMWDGLREIAYNIDTMTLLSGGN
- a CDS encoding phosphonate ABC transporter ATP-binding protein — protein: MLEVNHLTKTVKGGESILNGVSFRVEAGEFVGVLGPSGAGKSLSIRCVLGLTRATSGEIHFRDSKERVYHLTELSGRKLRYARMKMGVIFQGSNLVRRLTVLENVMLGRLARISPWRSWLYGFTDKEARRAMKALNQIGMADCAGRLTGSLSGGEMQRIAIARAINQNPALYIADEPVSSLDPKNARAIMRLLAPLAAEKGVLGVFHQPDLVARFCTRMIGLRDGRVVYDGRPSTDADLLRDIYGEELDELADISNLSLHEEDPFEVSA